The Trichosurus vulpecula isolate mTriVul1 chromosome 4, mTriVul1.pri, whole genome shotgun sequence genome contains a region encoding:
- the RXFP4 gene encoding relaxin-3 receptor 2 has protein sequence MSTPDVSTPLPMSFWANASNGEVLSMDDAAITADYLALRVIVALVYGLVGVIGLLGNLAALWVLGGCNQQASRPTTDTFIFSLALADLGLALTFPFWAAEYALDFHWPFGGILCKVVLTSTILSVYASVFLITALSIVRYWIVAMAAGPGTCLSSSRAFGTSLVAWVAAAAAAVPTAIFGVEGEVGGFRLCLLRFPSIRWLGAYHLQRVVLAFVVPLSAIALSYLLLLAFLQQQQLRRRNRVVARSIRIIIVSFFLCWFPNHVVTLWGVLVKFDIVPWDSTYYALHTYVFPLTICLAHSNSCLNPVIYCFLRQESRRALGKALRRLWAQLPGRRHAGPEQVALRKRRQQKVVDTPSTGHQTLAPKLCQAMTPRVV, from the exons ATGTCCACACCTGATGTTTCTACACCACTGCCTATGTCCTTCTGGGCCAATGCCTCCAATGGTGAAGTGTTAAGCATGGATGATGCTGCCATAACAGCTGATTACCTGGCACTTAGAGTCATAGTTGCCCTGGTCTATGGACTGGTGGGAGTGATAGGCCTCCTGGGCAACCTGGCTGCACTATGGGTGTTAGGTGGGTGTAATCAACAGGCCTCACGTCCAACAACCGACACCTTCATCTTCAGCTTGGCATTGGCTGACCTGGGGTTGGCACTCACCTTTCCCTTTTGGGCAGCTGAGTATGCCCTGGATTTCCACTGGCCTTTTGGAGGCATTCTCTGCAAGGTGGTCCTGACAAGCACTATCCTCAGCGTTTATGCTAGTGTCTTCCTCATCACTGCTCTCAGCATTGTCCGATACTGGATAGTGGCCATGGCTGCTGGACCAGGAACTTGCCTCTCATCCTCCAGAGCCTTTGGGACCAGCTTGGTAGCATGGGTGGCTGCAGCTGCTGCAGCAGTCCCCACAGCAATCTTTGGGGTTGAAGGTGAGGTGGGGGGATTTCGACTGTGCCTGCTTCGCTTCCCTAGTATTCGATGGCTGGGTGCTTACCACTTACAGAGGGTTGTGTTGGCCTTTGTGGTGCCCCTGAGTGCCATAGCCTTGAGCTATCTGCTGCTGCTGGCATTTCTTCAGCAGCAACAGCTGAGGCGGAGGAACAGAGTGGTGGCTCGATCTATCCGGATAATTATTGTGTCCTTTTTCCTCTGCTGGTTCCCTAACCATGTTGTCACACTCTGGGGGGTCCTAGTGAAGTTTGACATCGTGCCTTGggatagcacctactatgcccTTCACACCTACGTCTTCCCCCTTACTatctgcctggcacacagtaacaGCTGCCTCAATCCTGTGATCTACTGCTTCTTGCGCCAAGAGTCCCGGAGGGCACTGGGCAAAGCCCTGAGGAGGCTATGGGCACAGTTGCCTGGTAGGAGACACGCTGGGCCAGAGCAAGTAGCCCTACGAAAGAGAAGACAGCAGAAGGTGGTGGACACCC cATCTACAGGACACCAGACCCTGGCACCCAAACTCTGTCAGGCCATGACACCTCGGGTTGTTTGA